CTTGCGTTACGCGCTGGAACTCCTTTTGTTCAGCGTTTGAGAGAGCTGTATTACTACAACCCGCGTTCAACTCCTACGTTTGTTTCTACGTGGAACAGCAGCGCGTTGCCGACTCACACGCCCGAACGAAGAACAACAAGAAGCCCCAGGCGCCTGCTTGGATGAGATCTAAGGGCCTcacagctgctgattgggcTGTTATAACTGAGTATATTGAGGTGCTGAAGCCGCTGAAAGATGCTACAAAGCGCCTTGAAGGCAGAGGCAAATGTGGCCGTTTCGGTGCGATATACGAGGTTATACCAGTGTTTGagttccttatggggcgcTTTGAGCAGCGTCTCCGGCAGTACGAGAGGGTTGATTTTGAGCAGCGCGAggcgcctgaagatcacaTCTCTATCAACTTTCGCGCAGCGTGGGAGAAGCTCAACGACTACTACAGTAAACTCGACGACTCACCCGCGTACTTTGCGGCCTGCGCTCTTCACCCGTACTATCGACGCTATTGCGAGAAGGCGTGGCGTGATAAGCCTGAGTGGCTCGTCGCCTGTATGGCTGACTTTCGTGCTCTTTGGGCAGAGTATACGACCTCTACTCCTCCAACAAAGCCCTCAAAAGAGCGTGATAACGGCGCTATTGACGAGGCTATCTCGTACATCATAAGCGATAGCGAGGACGATGATGAGCTCACAGATGAGTACGACAGGTGGCGCAAATTGGAGCCAAAGTGGACGAGTAAGCAGCACAACAGCCCTAACGTTGACGGCAACCCTATCAAGTACTGGGTACAGCTTCAGTCTAAGTATCCCGACCTCTCACGCTTTGCGATTGACGTGTTGAGTATTCCAGCGAGCAGTTGCGAGTGCGAGCGCATGTTTAGTGAACTAGGAGATCTACTTGCTCCGCGACGGCGCAAGATTGGGTCACAACTACTCGCCGCGCTTCAATGTGTACGGGCTTGGAATGCCGCTGGCATAAAGCTGCCGACGTCAGCTACAAGCCAACTCTCAGATCACGACCTTGAGCAGTTGTACAACCTCACAGCGTGGGAGCAACCTAGCGATTCCGGTAAGTACAgcccatctccatcctcgtCTACGACCTCTAGGGTCATCAGGATAGCTGCTTCTTACAGCTTCAATATACCTAGCAGAGCGTAGCTGACTACTTCTTAAAATAGACGTCTCGCCTACCTTACAACGCCCATCCACTGAATAATACCGCCTGCCTCCGCGTCGATTAATGAGTCTTAAGCTTCGATATATCCTATCCAAAGGCCTTAGAGAGGttactgtccctgctgtaTACTGCTGTTGGGGGCATATACTGCTAGTGAACGATGAGGATAGCTTGTGAGCACTCTGCTCAACGTAGAGACTCCCGAGTAGCTGGGTTTCAACGGCGATAGCGATACAATCTTATCTTTTCTTGATTACTCGCGCGCAATAAGACTTCAGGTTATATACTACGCAACACTGCTATTCTCCCTCAAACGCGCTCCTAGAAGGACCTCTCTCTAGAGCAGATAGTTGCGGCCTTTTTTGCTTTGTGTTCGAAACTCTATACTAACTTCTCGTTTTGCCTTTTTTTGGCTCCAGAAACCGCCTTTTTCACTCTTCGGAGCTTCCTAAGGCTACCTAGCgatcaagcccatcaagctcaccaatcAAGCCTCACTGATCGACCTATCAAGCCCATCAAagcaagctcaacaccaagaaaACGTCAATCAAAGCAAGTATAGGGCCTGaagcttgattgatttgattgttggcatCTCTGGCTGCTGGCATTGGAGAACCAGAGCGCCTAAGCGAGCTGTCTAGCAGCGGGCAAAAGGCATTCAAAGAAGATCTTGAGTACTATCGTATGTCGATGGAGCAGTACAAGAGCGACCGACACCGGTACGAAAAGGAGCAATCGAGCTTCCAACATATCATGACCTTGATTCAATCAAGCGTGTCACCACACCTACTACGCACATGCTGTCTCCCAGACAAGACATTACGCGAGTGGATTGCCAACCTACAACTGACCGTTGGGGTTGATGACGAGACTGAGAAAGACCGAGCACGCGAGCGCTATCTTGCGGCCCTACGGCCCATGAGAAGCGCGGCGCAATGGGACACGTGGCTGGCTGAGTATGACCAAGCCGCAACCCACGCGGAGACGTACAATGTCCCCGAGCTATCCCAGCTTagcacaacaacaaaagaCTTCCTGGCAGCCGTCAATAAAACTGCACCCATATGGGCCACCAATTTTCAGGATAATGGTCGTGGGGCAGTAGGCATGAGCCGGAAGGAGATGATGAAACGGTTCCGAGAGCATATGATGATAAACCATCCCCTTAGATCAGGGAAGCACAAAGCAGCTATGGCAGCTTACGATGGACCATATGGATCAACTCTTGCTGGCGGTGAATACGACCAGGAGCTATCAGGGACGCCTCATAGTTCGAAATCCGCGCCATCGACAAAAATGAAACCGGGGCAGACCCGCTAACAACGTACCGGGGACGTCCTCGTAAACAACGCCGAACTGGGGCAGACCCCAATACCAACGTACAAGCTGGAAGCACAAAGTCCACGCTTAAGAGATCTTCAGAACAAGACTCTTTCACCACTGCTGGAGTACAATGCCAAGCATGTGGACAACATCATAGCATCAGAACATGCTTTTATCTCTACCCAGAGACTGCCCCAGAATGGTGGCAACCTAATGAGACAATAAGCGAGCTCATTAAGTTCAGACGCATACATGATTCATCGTTTCAAGGGCTAATCCGCGGACAAAGCAGACCCCGTACTCGCACACCAGTGCTGAAGCAATCACATACACCGACCCCAGATCTCTCTCAGTCACCAATCGAATGACTAGAAGGCCGAAAGATTACGGACGTAGACGCCGCGCTCACTACCATCGCACGGAGTGGGACAGCCGAGCACACGTACCCTCTCGCACGATCATTCATTCTCGATTCAGGAGCGCAGAGatgccaacaatcaaatcaatcaagcttCAGGCCCTATACTTGCTTTGATTGACGTtttcttggtgttgagcttgctTTGATGGGCTTGATAGGTCGATCAGTGAGGCTTgattggtgagcttgatgggcttgatcGCTAGGTAGCCTTAGGAAGCTCCGAAGAGTGAAAAAGGCGGTTTCTGGAGCCAAAAAAAGGCAAAACGAGAAGTTAGTATAGAGTTTCGAACACAAAGCAAAAAAGGCCGCAACTATCTGCTCTAGAGAGAGGTCCTTCTAGGAGCGCGTTTGAGGGAGAATAGCAGTGTTGCGTAGTATATAACCTGAAGTCTTATTGCGCGCGAGTAATCAAGAAAAGATAAGATTGTATCGCTATCGCCGTTGAAACCCAGCTACTCGGGAGTCTCTACGTTGAGCAGAGTGCTCACAAGCTATCCTCATCGTTCACTAGCAGTATATGCCCCCAACAGCAGTAtacagcagggacagtaaCCTCTCTAAGGCCTTTGGATAGGATATATCGAAGCTTAAGACTCATTAATCGACGCGGAGGCAGGCGGTATTATTCAGTGGATGGGCGTTGTAAGGTAGGCGAGACGTCTATTTTAAGAAGTAGTCAGCTACGCTCTGCTAGGTATATTGAAGCTGTAAGAAGCAGCTATCCTGATGACCCTAGAGGTCGTAGacgaggatggagatgggcTGTACTTACCGGAATCGCTAGGTTGCTCCCACGCTGTGAGGTTGTACAACTGCTCAAGGTCGTGATCTGAGAGTTGGCTTGTAGCTGACGTCGGCAGCTTTATGCCAGCGGCATTCCAAGCCCGTACACATTGAAGCGCGGCGAGTAGTTGTGACCCAATCTTGCGCCGTCGCGGAGCAAGTAGATCTCCTAGTTCACTAAACATGCGCTCGCACTCGCAACTGCTCGCTGGAATACTCAACACGTCAATCGCAAAGCGTGAGAGGTCGGGATACTTAGACTGAAGCTGTACCCAGTACTTGATAGGGTTGCCGTCAACGTTAGGGCTGTTGTGCTGCTTACTCGTCCACTTTGGCTCCAATTTGCGCCACCTGTCGTACTCATCTGTGAGCTCATCATCGTCCTCGCTATCGCTTATGATGTACGAGATAGCCTCGTCAATAGCGCCGTTATCACGCTCTTTTGAGGGCTTTGTTGGAGGAGTAGAGGTCGTATACTCTGCCCAAAGAGCACGAAAGTCAGCCATACAGGCGACGAGCCACTCAGGCTTATCACGCCACGCCTTCTCGCAATAGCGTCGATAGTACGGGTGAAGAGCGCAGGCCGCAAAGTACGCGGGTGAGTCGTCGAGTTTACTGTAGTAGTCGTTGAGCTTCTCCCACGCTGCGCGAAAGTTGATAGAGAtgtgatcttcaggcgccTCGCGCTGCTCAAAATCAACCCTCTCGTACTGCCGGAGACGCTGCTCAAAgcgccccataaggaactCAAACACTGGTATAACCTCGTATATCGCACCGAAACGGCCACATTTGCCTCTGCCTTCAAGGCGCTTTGTAGCATCTTTCAGCGGCTTCAGCACCTCAATATACTCAGTTATAACAgcccaatcagcagctgtgAGGCCCTTAGATCTCATCCAAGCAGGCGCCTGGGGCTTCTTGTTGTTCTTCGTTCGGGCGTGTGAGTCGGCAACGCGCTGCTGTTCCACGTAGAAACAAACGTAGGAGTTGAACGCGGGTTGTAGTAATACAGCTCTCTCAAACGCTGAACAAAAGGAGTTCCAGCGCGTAACGCAAGGCTTTACAGGCTCGAGTATTTGGAATTTagcgtcgtcgtcggccGGTAAGTCCTGCCTCGCGAGGCGCTGAAAGTTCGCGAACATGTCGTACTGTTGTGGCGTTTTGATGTAGCTAATAACGTCTATAAGCGTGCCTAATGGGCCCTGCTTACGCCACTCGTTGAGGTATTTCTCTTCCTCCTGTACAGCGTTAGAAAGCTTCATTGAAAAGAACAGGTAGACTTACAGCCAAGTTCTCGTCGTTGTTAAAGGCGTCCTTGTTTGAGCCAAATATAATCGACTGGCCAACTAAGTTGATTGTATGAGCGCTACAACGTAGCCGGCGATGCTTAGACTTAAAGCCAAACTTCGCTCCAAGGGTCGCGATAGCAGTGTCGTTATTGAACGCGTTGTCGAGCATAAAGTAGCCAACGTTCTGCGCAGTTATATTAAACTTCTGCAGAGTTTCAGCGACACAATCAGCTATCCTGTCGCCAGTATGGGCACCTGAGAGCTGCGGCAGGTCAATAGCAACGTCCCTAAGGTCGCCCTCAGCCGtggcaaagtgagcgacaataccgaagaagccacgcttgccacctttaACGGTCCAcccatcaaagcttatatgtatCTTGCTCGCCGCGCAACGCAGCTCATCGACGACCTGAGGCTGCATGAAGTtgtacagcctcatcacAAACTGCGCAACGCTTGTGCGACTACTCCAGAGCGCCTGCTCAGCTTCAGGATTCGCGAAATGTATCATCCTGCGGAAAGCTGGATCTTCGAACTGGCAGAGGGCGAGGTTGTTGTCAACAAGCCAGCTAACAGCTGCTATTCGAAAGGactgtacgtcgaagtttcctatcTCGTTCGCAACCCTTTGGCTAACGCCGAAGCCGCCCTTCAGCATCATTTCTAGCGATTTCTGGCCTCCAAGAAGCTGCTGAGGCGGTTGCTCGCCAGCGTTTGTTATTCCATGATCCCTATTTAGGTGCCTCGCAGCAGTACTAGTTGCCTCCGTCGTCTCCGCAAAGCCAGCAGTCGCTGCTTTACGCTTGTGACAGATGTGGCACAGCCAGAATATCCTGTTGGTATTACTGCGGAGAGTAAGCCGATAACCGTAGTTGTATACCCAGCTtttcttctgcttctgtGTCCGAAGAGGCTTCATATACCGTGGCAGGCGACT
The sequence above is a segment of the Pyrenophora tritici-repentis strain M4 chromosome 3, whole genome shotgun sequence genome. Coding sequences within it:
- a CDS encoding Dimer-Tnp-hAT domain containing protein; protein product: MPDPRHPRKRPAAAPVAAAGRSKRQKGSKSQPITIEASQPSHPFVIDEDTQRETPPTSPRRAILAASQGVDFEMQLRDSIPEDAIVAPVEASEVAAAASEAVDEGEPEPDFDPRMADNFDGINWSRLPRYMKPLRTQKQKKSWVYNYGYRLTLRSNTNRIFWLCHICHKRKAATAGFAETTEATSTAARHLNRDHGITNAGEQPPQQLLGGQKSLEMMLKGGFGVSQRVANEIGNFDVQSFRIAAVSWLVDNNLALCQFEDPAFRRMIHFANPEAEQALWSSRTSVAQFVMRLYNFMQPQVVDELRCAASKIHISFDGWTVKGGKRGFFGIVAHFATAEGDLRDVAIDLPQLSGAHTGDRIADCVAETLQKFNITAQNVGYFMLDNAFNNDTAIATLGAKFGFKSKHRRLRCSAHTINLVGQSIIFGSNKDAFNNDENLAEEEKYLNEWRKQGPLGTLIDVISYIKTPQQYDMFANFQRLARQDLPADDDAKFQILEPVKPCVTRWNSFCSAFERAVLLQPAFNSYVCFYVEQQRVADSHARTKNNKKPQAPAWMRSKGLTAADWAVITEYIEVLKPLKDATKRLEGRGKCGRFGAIYEVIPVFEFLMGRFEQRLRQYERVDFEQREAPEDHISINFRAAWEKLNDYYSKLDDSPAYFAACALHPYYRRYCEKAWRDKPEWLVACMADFRALWAEYTTSTPPTKPSKERDNGAIDEAISYIISDSEDDDELTDEYDRWRKLEPKWTSKQHNSPNVDGNPIKYWVQLQSKYPDLSRFAIDVLSIPASSCECERMFSELGDLLAPRRRKIGSQLLAALQCVRAWNAAGIKLPTSATSQLSDHDLEQLYNLTAWEQPSDSG